The Scomber scombrus chromosome 22, fScoSco1.1, whole genome shotgun sequence genome has a window encoding:
- the LOC134004793 gene encoding paraneoplastic antigen Ma1 homolog, whose amino-acid sequence MAHSVNPLLLAKLQEWCKEVGVNPANALILGNVPEGIVVADITESLEAVKVLGRVRYKARKVFPPLQHDMILCECRNPVDPQTVPPEIYPIGDGTPWTTTILTCATAPPDDFTLKLLTLLQSEGKSLNDLQPLLEQSTSTQSDPTSIIRAVGELLEKTMRPPQENNAFRRLRVFSGVLPTPAGEETLENWLEQAQVMLDECDGSVKEKKKRIVESVRGPAFEIIQAVRCNDAEARPEDYLAALENAFGVTKSGEDFYFTF is encoded by the coding sequence ATGGCTCATTCAGTCAACCCTCTGTTACTTGCTAAGCTTCAGGAATGGTGTAAAGAAGTAGGAGTAAATCCAGCCAATGCTCTGATACTTGGTAATGTACCTGAAGGGATTGTTGTAGCTGATATAACAGAGTCACTAGAAGCTGTAAAAGTACTCGGCCGAGTTCGCTACAAAGCTAGAAAAGTATTTCCACCGCTACAACATGACATGATACTCTGTGAGTGCAGAAATCCAGTTGACCCTCAGACAGTTCCCCCTGAGATCTACCCCATTGGTGATGGAACCCCATGGACGACGACCATTCTCACATGTGCCACTGCTCCTCCTGATGATTTCACACTGAAATTGCTAACCTTACTGCAAAGTGAAGGTAAATCACTGAATGACCTCCAACCATTACTTGAGCAAAGTACATCCACACAGTCCGACCCAACCTCCATCATTCGTGCTGTGGGAGAGTTGTTGGAAAAAACAATGCGACCCCCACAAGAGAATAATGCCTTTCGAAGGTTACGTGTCTTTTCAGGAGTGTTGCCCACACCCGCAGGGGAGGAGACCCTCGAAAACTGGCTCGAGCAGGCACAGGTGATGTTGGATGAATGTGATGGTtctgtaaaagagaaaaagaagaggattGTGGAAAGCGTCAGAGGTCCAGCATTTGAGATAATCCAAGCTGTGCGATGCAATGATGCAGAGGCGCGTCCAGAAGATTATCTGGCAGCTTTGGAAAATGCCTTTGGAGTCACCAAGTCTGGTGAAGACTTTTACTTTACCTTCTGA